CCCCGTTGATCGCCTGGTAGGCCTGATCGATCAACGATCTCCACTCGGACCAGGAGTAGTCGTACGGCTCGTTGAAGATTTCGATGCCGATGATGTCGCCCGACATCCCGGCCAGCGTGCGGAGGTCCTGCGTCCACTGCGATACGCTGTAGTTACAGGAGTAATCCTCACGGGTGAAGTCGTAATTGTCGCGGTCCGCGTCGACCCACGGCGGACGGTCGTCGATACGGCCCGCTCTCCAGCCGACGTAGTTGCTGCATGAGTGGATGTCCAGAAGGACGTAAATGCCTTCATTGTTCAATAAATCGATAACCGTTTCGAGCGCCAGCCGGGAGTTTTCAATCTGCACCGACTCGGCGTTCTTCAGGTACGGGGCTCGGCCCTGCGGATCGTTTGCATCGAGGGTCTGATGGACGAGGGGCACCCTGACGACGTTGAATCCCATTTGCGCGAACTCCCGGACGTCCTGTTCGTAGGTGCGGCCGCTTTCGGCCCACCACACGTTGCCCATGTACATTTCCATAGGAGCGCCGCTCGGGTTGTTCGGATCGTCGGAAGGCTCATGACGTCCTTCGAGTCCGAACCATGAACCGCCCTTGATCTGGAAGGCCTGGCCGCCCAGGGTAATCGTACCCTGATCGTTGACCCGGAACTGCTGGGCAAAAACCGGGCTTACCAGAAGCACGATAGCTCCGAGCAAGAGCAAAAACGTTTTCTTTTTACCTTTCATTTTTTAAACCTCCATTTAAATTAAAAAATAAAATTTTTTGGAATCGATAGTAAAACTTTGCATTGCTTTTTCGTTACACGTACTTGAATTTTAATTTTACTACCACTTTAAACAGGATTATATCACACCGCACATTATTCGTAAAGCATTTTCTTTTGATAGAAAATTCAACGGCCATACGCTGTTTACCGCAGAACCATATTACTTCATCGTTTATTGACACGTACCGCTTCTTTCGATTTGGGTAAAAGGCTCATTCTCCCGGGCAGGCACGCGAAACAGGGGTGCATATTTTATTACAGTCGCAATAAGCTTACATGTCTTTTATAAAACCGGTGAAGCAAGGGCCGGAAGTACCAGCCTATAAAATTAATTGAAATTGATTCTGAATCATGCTATAGTCAACTGTAATTGTGGAATAAAAAAAGAAATTGGAGCGAAAAATGAGTAAATTTTTCTCAAAAAAACCAACAATGATATTAATTTCAGCAATACTATCGTGTTTTACCGGCGTCTTTACCGTGACCGCACAGACGGTCTGTACCAACAGTGTCGGTACCCTGAACGGTTACACGTATGAATTCTGGAAAGATACCGGGGGATCGGGCTACATGACGATGGGACCCGGGGCGGCATTCAGTGTCGCGTGGAGTGATGTCAATAATATACTGGTCCGTACCGGTATGAGACCCGGTACGAAGAATGCAATGATAACCTTCGCGGCGGACTTTCATCCGGACGGGAATTCCTATCTGGGCGTTTACGGCCAGACGCGGGACCCCCATATCGAATACTATATCATCGAAAGCTGGGATTCCTGGCGTCCGCCCGGCGGTGAAGGATTAATGGGTACATTCGATTCCGATGGAGCGACCTATGACATATATCGGACCGTACGAATCTTCGATTCCATGATGGAACCTCTTCCCCAGTACTGGAGTGTACGCCGGTCGAAACGCACGAGCGGAACCATCACCGTCCGCAACCATTTTGTCGCATGGGAGGTTTTCGGAATGGATATGGGGGCGTTGTACGAAGTTTCGTTTTGCGTCGAGGGAATTCAAAGCAGCGGGACCGCCGACGTGTATGAACTCGCTTTCGGCAGCCGGGATGAAACGCCCGCCCCGACACCGGACGGAATACCCGGCGATGTGAACGGCGATGGAGCGATCGACATCCTGGACGCCCTGCTGACGGCCCTGTATTACGTCGGTCTCGATATATCTTCGACATTTATCCCGGCCAATGCCGATGTCGATAACAACGGCACAATCAACATTATGGACGCGCTTAAGATCGCCCAATACAGTGTCGGGCTTATAACTGATTTTTAAGTCCTGTTTTTTGTTCTATTTCAAACCGTGATCCCCCCGGCAAACAGGTTTACCGCTGTTGTTGATGGTTGACTGCCGGGATTAAGGCTTTTATCACCCGCACATCGGTTTTTCGGCTTATCCATGCTTTCAATCGCCGGACGGCGACATCGGTGTAGACGGAATGACACTCCTCGATGATAAACCGCTTCGGAATCGGACTTTAACAAAATTTTTATTGATTTATATATATATTTATGATAAAATGATGGCCGGACTATATGTAAAATGTTATATAATTAATAAAGAAAGGATAAAAAAATGAACAAATTAAATTTTACGGCAAAAATAGAATGTATGGTTTTCATTCTGCTTGTATGCTGCATGGGCCATGTGGTCGCGCAGTCGTGCGGGGACGTGAATTCGAGCGGAAGCATAGACATCGTGGACGCGCTTATGATCGCCCAGCATTATGTCGGTCTGAATCCGTCGAATTTCAATTCCGCTTATGCGGACGCGAACGGGAACGGCAGCATTGATATCGTGGATGCCCTTGTCGTGGCACAATATTACGTGGGACTTGTCACCTCGATAACCGGATGCAATCAGACGACCAATCCACCAACGACGACCAATCCCCCGGCGACAAATCCTCCCGCCACCAATCCCCCGACGACGACAAGCGCCCCGGGAAGCCTGGATTGTTCCACCGCGATTTTCTGGACCGCCACAGCGGCCTACGAAAACGAAGGAACGAGAGTTTTTTATAACGGCAATTTATATGAAAACAACTGGTATTCGACAAACGAGAATCCGGAGCAGCACTCGGGTGCAAATCAAGTCTGGACATTGGTCGGCGCATGCGATCCGGCCCTGACGCCGTCTCCGACACCGTCTCCCCCTCCCCCGGTAAGCTGGCAGGGAACCTCCGGTTACGCCAGCCGCTTCTGGGACTGCTGCAAGCCCCATTGCGCCTGGGCGGCGAATGTTCCTGCGGGTATGGACCCGTTAAAAACCTGTCAAATTGACGGTTATACGGAGAATCCGGATCCCGAAGCCGTCAGTTCATGTGAAGGCGGCGACTCGTACGTATGTTATAAATTCATACCATGGGCCATAGATGATGGTCTTTCCTATGGTTTTGCCGCGACAAGCAGCGGCGATGTCTGCGGTAAATGTTTTGAGATGCAGTTCACCGGAGACGGCAAATACGATCCCACCCCCGGCGCCGTGGCTCTTGAAGGAAAGAGAATGATCGTTATGGCTATCAATATCGGATATGATGTCAGCGGCGGTCAATTCGATATTCTCGTTCCCGGCGGCGGAGTCGGTGCCTTTAACGGCTGTTCGACTCAATGGGGTATATCCAACGATCAATTGGGTGCCCAATACGGCGGATTACTGTCCGCATGTAACCAGGCAGTCGGCTATTACGATCATGAGGCCATAAAAAATTGTCTCAGGGATAAAAACGATCAACTGTTCCGCGCCAAGGGATTGACTGAAATGGCCCAGGGCCTCGACTGGTTTATCGACTGGTTTGAAGCCGCCGACAATCCCATGTTGATTTTCAGGGAAGTATCCTGTCCCCAGGAATTGGTCGATATTTCAGGGATGGTACGGCCGTAACGGGAGAGGGCAAAGCCGTCTCGACCATTGAATGTACTTACATCATATAATCGATGGAAAAT
The DNA window shown above is from Spirochaetales bacterium and carries:
- a CDS encoding cellulase family glycosylhydrolase, whose product is MKGKKKTFLLLLGAIVLLVSPVFAQQFRVNDQGTITLGGQAFQIKGGSWFGLEGRHEPSDDPNNPSGAPMEMYMGNVWWAESGRTYEQDVREFAQMGFNVVRVPLVHQTLDANDPQGRAPYLKNAESVQIENSRLALETVIDLLNNEGIYVLLDIHSCSNYVGWRAGRIDDRPPWVDADRDNYDFTREDYSCNYSVSQWTQDLRTLAGMSGDIIGIEIFNEPYDYSWSEWRSLIDQAYQAING
- a CDS encoding glycoside hydrolase family 11 protein; translated protein: MSKFFSKKPTMILISAILSCFTGVFTVTAQTVCTNSVGTLNGYTYEFWKDTGGSGYMTMGPGAAFSVAWSDVNNILVRTGMRPGTKNAMITFAADFHPDGNSYLGVYGQTRDPHIEYYIIESWDSWRPPGGEGLMGTFDSDGATYDIYRTVRIFDSMMEPLPQYWSVRRSKRTSGTITVRNHFVAWEVFGMDMGALYEVSFCVEGIQSSGTADVYELAFGSRDETPAPTPDGIPGDVNGDGAIDILDALLTALYYVGLDISSTFIPANADVDNNGTINIMDALKIAQYSVGLITDF